The Candidatus Neomarinimicrobiota bacterium genome segment ATGCCGGACGAAACAAGATGGGGTAGGCCGGTGGACGTCGAAATTTCACCCGACGGATCTATGTTCGTTTCAGATGACTATCAGGGAAAGGTTTATAAAATAACTTATACAGGCGGGTAGCGGATTTAATTACGCGTAATCCTTTGTAAACAACATTCGGAGAATTAAAATTGGAAGAAAAACCTCCCGATAAAAAGACGAAAAAGATAAGAGAAAGAGAAGTAATAGTTTCGGATGTCATTCGAGAAACTCCGGACAGCGCAACACTCGTTCTCTCTTCAGATGAGGGGACACCGGAATATAAAGCGGGACAATTCCTGACGATCGATCCGCATCAATTTCCCGTTCTTGACAGGTGGTGCAGATACCTCGAAGTTGAAAAAGGAAAAAAGGAACCTCCCCGTGCATACTCGCTTTCAAGCGCTCCCCATGAAGAACACGTGTCTTTTACCGTCAAGGAAAGCCTGTATTATCCGGGCGACACGCCTTATCCGCCTCTTATTTCGCCGCTGCTTACTTACGAAATTCCTGTAGGCGCTAAAATGATAATTAAGGGATTCACCGGTTCGTATGTAATCGATGAAAAAATCGAGAACAGCTCGGATCACGTGCTTCATATATGCGCAGGAAGCGGAATAGTACCGAATTTTTCCATAATCAAAGATGAGCTTATTAACGGCTCGACGAGGAAGCACACTCTGATATATACGAACAAGACATGGGATGACATCATATTCCGGGATGAATTTTTCGACTTGGAAAAAGAATATCCCGGGAGAATTAAAGTTCTGCATGCCATTACGCGCGAGGAGAACGAGATGCTCCTGAATAAGGGCATTCGAATCGGGAGACCCGATATCGAATTTGTTAAGAACGCCATTGAAGACGTCTCCTCGACATCGGTATTCATATGCGGTCCGGCAGTCAGCTCTTTTGAGAAAAAAGAGGCTAAGAAAAGCGGGGTCGAACCAAAACCCATGTTCTTGGAAACGATGATCGCATATCTCAATGAGATAGGTATACCTTCTGAAAGAATCAAAAAAGAGAGTTGGTAAATCAAGTATCTGCGTTGTTTGATTTAAGTTCCTACTGAAAACTTCTCAAATCCGTTCCCGTTCTGAACTACGCATCCGGTATTTCAGGCACGACTTTTGCACTATTGACAGTGTACGGGATAATAATAGGCTCTATTTACGGGTTAATAGTGAAGGGAAGATAAAGTTTTAGGGAATATCTATAAAAAGATAAGATTTAAAGTGAAAATCAGCGTATCATTTTGATACAAAATGGAATATCATTAGGGGATTTACAAGATTATGGCTGGACGGGTTCACACGGCGAGACTGCCAACTCGGTGACCAAGGGAGGTTACGACGTTGTAGGAACGCGGGGATTGCTCTTCTGGAATTTCAACCAAATGGAAGAGATTCAACCGGTTTGATAAAATGGGCAAGAAATTTAGGATCGATTGGAAATAGTAATGAGGAGCCGTCAAAGTGAGGATCTATATAAAGATATCTATTTTTCTCGCAATCATAATCTCGACAGTAGGCGGGTTATCTGCCTGGCTCAGCGGCAGGATCTTAACCAGTGAGATGGAAAGATCTTTAGAAGAAAAAGCTACCGTAATAGTAAAATCATTCAGTGATAAAATTGTTCAAAACGTATTGGATGGTGAAATCCTTCCCGTAAAGGAATTTGCGCGATCACTCGTGAAAGAATCACCGGACGTTGAATACATCTACATTATTGGTTTCGAAAACGAACTATTCATGCACACATTCGAGAATGGTTTTCCAAAAGCCCTGGCGCATAAATTGGAGAAGCAAACTCATCCCGATAAGGATAAGATTGTGAGGTATAATTTTGGGGGAATTGAAGTTCTTGAAATTGAAAACTCCCTAATAGAAGGGCTTCCGGCGCATGTTTATTTGGGAATGAACGAATCGAATCTTTTGCAGCGGGTACGCGATGTCAAGCGATCTATATATCTTGTAACATTGGGTGTAGCGCTCTTTGGGTTGATAATATCGGGGATATTAAACAGGAGAATCACAAGACCGCTAAATATTTTAACTAACTCCATGCGTGAATACGGAAAAGGTGAAATAAACCACAT includes the following:
- a CDS encoding oxidoreductase; this translates as MEEKPPDKKTKKIREREVIVSDVIRETPDSATLVLSSDEGTPEYKAGQFLTIDPHQFPVLDRWCRYLEVEKGKKEPPRAYSLSSAPHEEHVSFTVKESLYYPGDTPYPPLISPLLTYEIPVGAKMIIKGFTGSYVIDEKIENSSDHVLHICAGSGIVPNFSIIKDELINGSTRKHTLIYTNKTWDDIIFRDEFFDLEKEYPGRIKVLHAITREENEMLLNKGIRIGRPDIEFVKNAIEDVSSTSVFICGPAVSSFEKKEAKKSGVEPKPMFLETMIAYLNEIGIPSERIKKESW